The region GCGTGTTCTGGTTCACCACCACGTTTGTGGATGGGCCTGTGGCGCTTGGCACGGAGAGACTGATGGACGTTGGGGCGCAGGTTGAAAAGAATCCGGCACTTGAACCAGCCTGCGTCAGGTCGGCGCTGACGACGGTGGATCCTGGCTGTTGCGCTGTCGCCACGCCGTTTTCGTCGATGGTCACAATGCTGGTTGACTGAGCGGCGAAGCTGAGATGGCCCACCTTGCAGGTGACGTTGTTTCCATTCGCGTCATAGGCTCGCCCGGCGATCTGGGCCGTTTTCCCTTGCGAGACGCAGAAGGAGCCGTCGTAAAGAAGGTCCGACTTCACGGTCGCCTGCCGGGCGAGCGGGCAGCAGTTCGAGGACTGATCGAGGCTGTCCGGATCGGTCGCGCTGCATTGATTATTCGGCGTCGGGTTTCCGAGAATGACACTCGTAACCTTGGGGTGAACGAAGATCGGAAGGGGGTTGCTGGTGGCGCCTCCGCCGGTAGCAACGATGTAGACCTCTCCGGACTTTCCGGTCGGGTTGCAGGTGGTGTAGTCAGGGATTCCGCCGCCGGTGTTGCGATTCCAGTTGCCGGCGCAGAGCTTGCCGGCGTTCGCGCCCGAAGGAACAACATCGGCGATCTGGAGAAGGTCGTTGGTCTGATGCCCGCTGGCGTCAAAGACCCCATAGGTGTACGACGAGATCGAGACGGTGCCGCCCTGGCAGTCTGTCGCCTGTGGCGTGGCGACCTGACCGATCTGTCCCTGATTCAGGGAGATTCCATAGATCCTGGGGGTGAGGGTGATCGTGCTTACCTGTCCAACAATGGGGCCGGTGTCGCCGCCATTGCAAAAGACAACAGAGGTTCCCTTGGAGCAGCCCGCGATGGAGATGCCAAATGGAATGGTGAAGAAAAGCAGAATTGCTAGAGTGACAAACCGACGCATTGAACCTCCCCGTTCAACCCGGAACACAAGCTGAACGGTTTCACCGCATATGCTGGAATTCCCGAGGCTTCAGTGTATAAAGCCGAAGTCTCAGAGGCAAATATGGAAGCGCTCTTTTTCGACGCAACGGCAGCCTGTCTGTCGTCGACGGAAGAGCACATTTTGTTTGTATCAATTTGTGGGCATCTGTGTCTCAAACCAGTTGAGGGCCCGCTCCAGAACATCTCTCCGGTGTTCGGGCGAACGAAAGGCGTGACCTTCGTTGGGATAGACGACGAGCTGGGTCTTTACCCCCTGGGCGCGCAGAGCGTGCCAGAACTCAAAGCTCTGCGGAGCAGGGCACTCGCCGTCGCGATCGCCAACCACGACCAGCGTTGGCGTTTTGACTTTTTTGATGTATTCGATGGCTGAACTCTTCGCGTAGATCGCCGGATCGTCATAGACGCTGGCGCCGAAGAAGGGGATCATCCATTGGTCGATGGAGTTTTCCCCGTAATAGCTCTTCCAGTTGCTGATTCCGGCTCCGGCGACGGCAGCGCGGAAGCGAGTCGTCTGGGTGACGGCAAACATTGTCATGAAACCGCCGTAGCTCCAGCCGGTGAGGCCTTCACGATTTTTGTCGATCGGTAATCGGGCCTCAATCGCGTCCATGCCCGCGAGGATGTCGCGTAGATCACCGTACCCGAAGTCGCGGATGTTGGCCTGGGTGAACCTCTCTCCCTGCCCGAAGCTCCCGCGCGGATTCGGCATGAAGACGAAGTAGCCGAGGGCGGAGAAGGGAACTCCGCCATACCCAAGACCGGGCCAGCGCGGAGTGACTGCGGAAGATGGTCCCCCGTGAACCGTCACGATGAGAGGGTACTTTTTGGAGGGATCATAGTTCGCGGGATAGAGGAGCCAGCCCTGGACATGGAAGCCCTCGTTCGTCCACTGGACGTCCTCGGTCCCGCCCCAGAGCGGCTTGATGGAGTCATTCAGATGGCTGATCTGCCTGAGGTTTGCTAAGGGGCCGGCCCAGACCTCAGGCGCATGCTGGTAAGAGCTGCGAATGAAAGCATAAGCCTTGTCATCGCGAGAGACAGAGAGGCTCATCACAGAGGCTCCCGAGCCGATGGATTCATCGAGGGTAAGGTTGATCTTAGGATCATCCGTTCCCGTGGCTACATTGATTGCTGTGATGTGGCTTGATCCGCCGACGTGCTCGCTCAAGCCGAGAAGGTCGGGAGACATCCAGTGAAGAAAAGCGACCGATGCGGCACGGTTTGGGGTGATGTCCTTCGGCTCCCCACCTGCCGAGGGGATGAGGTAGACGTCTCCTCCGGTAGAGCCCTGATCGCTCATCAGCCCCCCTATAAAGGCGATCTGCCTGCCGTCCGGTGAGAACCGGGGGACGGCGATCTGGAGGCCATGCAGGGAGCCGCTGATCTTCGTCGTATCGAGGATCGCGTGAGGAGCTCCACTGCTAATGGATTGCGTGTAGAGCTGGGCGACCCACCAGTTGTTCTCGCCGGGCGGATTGGCTGCCACGTACACAAGCTGGTTGGAATCAGGAGCCCAGCTGAACTCATAGACGTGAAGATCGCTGGGTGTGATTTGCTGAACGGAATCGCCTGAGAGGCTGGCCACCGCGACTCGCTGTACTTCGACGCCGTCCTCTCCGATGACGCCGTCCCAGGGCTTCATGGCATCCAGTGCACCGGCTGCGCGGGTGGCATTCTCGACGAAGAGGAAGCCGATCTGTTTGCCATTCGGCGACCAGGCGATATCGTCAATGGTTCCCGTAACATGCGTAATCTGACGCGATTCGCCGGTCTGTCTGGACCAGACGAAGATCTGGGGCTGTCGGGTGCCATCGGAGGTGCAGTCGGAGGCATATGCCAGCGATTTGCCGTCGGGCGACCAGGCAGGCGCATCGCTGCTGCAGGCTGCGCCGTTCCCCGAGGGACGGATAGCCAGATCGGTGGAGGAATCTGACACTCCGCTCAGGTGAGTCTCATAGTTTCCTCCCTTCTGTACCGACCAGGCGACTGTCTTGCCGTCCGGAGAGATAGAGGCCATCGTAGGCGTCTGGGTCCTTCCCAAAGTGTCCAGAAGGGTTCCGATCCGGGAATCCTGGTGGTGGGAATCCTGGTGACTTGCAGGGGTCTGTGTTAAAGCCAGGGAAGCGAGGAAGAGTGGGGTTAGGAAAACGATGGTGGCGCGGCAGATCCGTGCAGACGTCATGGCGTTTAGGCTAGCATTCCGGCGCAGCTTTCAAAGGGCCAGGAATTCGCAGAATGATTTCTGGAAAACGGCTCTTCTGCGTTGACCTGATCGCAGATCATTGCTATTCTCATAAGGTTCCGCGAGTATCCGGGGACGCGCCGAGTGTAAGAACAGGCGCGATGGGCAGAGAAAAGCCCGGCGATTTACCGATTCCCCCGCTGGAAGTGCATCAGGGGACGGGAATTTGCGCTATACTTGGATATAACAAGAGAGAACCGCAGGTGCGAGTCCGAGAGATTCGGGAGAGCATATAGTCTGCGGCCCATCGATTACGAGCCTGCGACACCCTCCACCTTGGATGGGCTATGTGGGCCGGAACAGCGAAACGGAGCTGGGCAGGCCTGAATCAGGGTATGCGACCCGGTCACCGTCGACTGTTTTCGTCTGGTTGTAAAGGGTTCTACAGACGCGAAGCAGGGATTTCTTCGCTCATGGGTGCAGTGTGCATCCTCGTTTTTGCGCGTAGCGCACTAGCGGTGCGAGGTTCTCTGTGTGCGTCTGAAAAGTTTAGGTTTGCAACACCAAGGAGTTCGAGTGCCTACGTTCCATCAGCTCGTCAAGCAGGGCCGCACGCCCACTCGCTATAAGACTGCCAGCCCCGCGTTGCAGGGTTCGCCCCAGCGTCGTGGTGTCTGCACCCGCGTCTACACCCAGACGCCGAAGAAGCCGAACTCGGCGCTCCGCAAGGTCGCTCGTGTTCGTCTGACGAACGGCATCGAGGTTACGACCTATATCCCGGGAATCGGCCACAACCTGCAGGAGCACTCGATCGTGCTGATCCGCGGTGGCCGTGTGAAGGACCTCCCGGGTGTTCGTTATCACGTCGTTCGTGGGACGCTCGACTCGGTCGGCGTGGCCAATCGTAAGCAGAGCCGCTCGAAGTACGGCGCGAAGCGCCCGAAGGCTGCCGCTAAGTAAACGAAGTTTTAGCAATCAAGCCCGGTTCGTGAGAGGTTGACCGCGCCGGGGGAAGAAGAGAGAAGAAGGAATGCCGAGAAAAGGTTATATCGCGAAGCGTGAGGTTGCTCCGGACCCGGTGTACGGTTCGACCCTGGTGACGAAGTTCGTCAACTCGATGATGTGGGGCGGCAAGAAGTCGACCGCGCAGGGCATCTTCTATGAATCGATGAAGAACCTGGAGCAGAAGGGTGGCGACGAGGCCCTGAAGCTCTTCAAGAAGGCCGTCGAGAATGTAAAGCCGCTGCTCGAGGTAAAGAGCCGCCGTGTAGGTGGAGCGAACTATCAGGTGCCGATTGAGGTCAACCCTGAGCGCCGCACTTCGCTCGCGATCCGCTGGCTGGTAACGTATGGCCGCGCTCGTGGAGAGAAGGGCATGGTTGAAAAGCTGACCGCCGAGCTGCTGGATGCGGCAAACGGACGCGGAGCGGCGATGAAGAAGAAGGAAGATGTTCATCGCATGGCTGAGGCAAACAAGGCCTTCGCTCACTATCGCTGGTAAGGTTTGGGGCCGAGGATCGCTCCTCGGGTCTGCGTAATCAGGCTGTAACCGCGGGAAACCGCAGAAGAGAAGAATCAACGTGGCACGCAATATCTCGCTGGACAAATGCCGCAACATCGGCATCATGGCTCATATCGACGCCGGTAAGACGACGACGACGGAGCGCATCCTGTTCTATACGGGTGTGAACTATCGTATCGGCGAAGTCCATGAAGGCACTGCGACCATGGACTGGATGGAGCAGGAGCAGGAGCGCGGCATCACGATCACCTCGGCTGCGACGACCTGTTTCTGGAATAAGTACCGCATCAATATCATCGACACTCCTGGTCACGTGGACTTTACGGCCGAGGTGGAGCGTTCGCTTCGCGTTCTCGACGGCGCTGTGGCCTGCTTTGATGCGGTTGCCGGCGTGCAGCCCCAGTCGGAGACGGTGTGGCGTCAGGCTACGAAGTACCGCGTTCCCCGTATCTGCTTCATCAATAAGATGGACAAAAGCGGGGGCGATGCCGAGCATGCGACCCAGACAATCAAGGATCGCCTTGGCGCGAAGGCGGTTATGTTGCAGCTTGCCATCGGTGCAGAGGCAAACTTCAAGGGTGTGGTGGATTTGGTCGAGATGCGCGCCATCCTTTGGCACGACGAAGCGATGGGCGCCAAGTACTCGGTCGAAGAGGTCCCCGCCGATCTGAAGGAGAAGGCGCTGGCCTTCCGGAATCAGCTGATCGAATCGGTCGCTGAGACCGATGATGCTCTGCTCGAGAAGTTCCTTGAGGGCGAAGAGCCTTCCGTTGCAGAGCTCAAGGCTGCGATCCGCAAGGCGACGATCGGCATGCATATCTTCCCGGTTTTGATGGGTTCGTCCTTCAAGAACAAGGGTGTGCAGACTCTACTCGACGCCGTGGTCGATTATCTTCCGAGCCCGCTCGATATTCCTCCGATTGAAGGTATCAATCCCGACGATCCGGAAGAGAAGCTGGTTCGCAAGTCGGATGACAATGAGCCCCTCGCTGCTCTTGGCTTCAAGATTATGACGGACCCGTTCGTCGGTCAGTTGATCTTTATCCGGGTGTATTCGGGCGTTCTAAAGGCCGGCGACACTGTTCTGAACCCTCGCACGGGCAAGACAGAGCGCATTGGCCGTCTGCTGAAGATGCATGCCAACAAGCGTGAGGAGATCACGGAGATTCTGGCCGGCGATATCTGCGCCGCAGTGGGTCTCAAGAACCTCATCACGGGCGACACGATCTGCACGGAGAAGTCCCCGATCGTTCTTGAGTCGATCGACTTCCCGGATCCTGTGATCTCGGTTGCGGTTGAGCCCAAGACCAAGAGTGACCAGGAGAAGATGGGCATGGCGCTGGCAAAGCTGGCGCAGGAAGATCCCACCTTCAAGGTCCACACTGACCCTGATTCGGGCCAGACCATCATCTCGGGTATGGGCGAGCTTCACCTCGAGATCATCGTCGACCGCATGATGCGCGAGTATAAGGTCGAGGCCAACGTTGGCAAGCCGCAGGTGGCTTATCGCGAGACGATTCGCACGACTTCGGAGGCGGAGGGCAAGTACATTCGTCAGACGGGCGGTTCAGGGAACTACGGGCATGCCAAGATCCGCATCGAGCCCAACGAACAGGGTAAGGGCTACGAGTTCATCAACGATATCAAGGGCGGCGTCATTCCGAGAGAGTACATCAAGCCGATCGATCAGGGCATTCAGGATGCGCTTCTGCGCGGAGTCCTGGCTGGCTACGAGATGGTCGACATCAAGGTGACCCTGTTCGACGGAAGCTACCACGATGTCGACTCGAACGAAATGGCGTTCAAGATCGCCGGTTCGATGGCCTTCAAGGAAGCGGCCCGCAAGGCGAAGCCGGTTCTGCTGGAGCCGATGATGGCCGTCGAAGTTACGGTGCCCGAGGATTACATGGGAACCGTGATCGGCGACCTCAACTCCCGTCGCGGACGGATCGAGGGCATGGAGATGATGGCAGGGCAGCAGGTGATCAAGGCGACTGTGCCGCTGGCGACCATGTTTGCCTACTCCAACAATCTGCGTGGTTCGACGCAGGGACGTGGCAATTTCACCATGCAATTTGCGCATTATGAAGAGGCGCCAAAGTCGGTCTCTGAAGAGATCATCGCCAAGGTACAGGGCAAGGCGAACTAAAGGAAGCCCCGCTGCCCA is a window of Edaphobacter sp. 12200R-103 DNA encoding:
- a CDS encoding S9 family peptidase; its protein translation is MTSARICRATIVFLTPLFLASLALTQTPASHQDSHHQDSRIGTLLDTLGRTQTPTMASISPDGKTVAWSVQKGGNYETHLSGVSDSSTDLAIRPSGNGAACSSDAPAWSPDGKSLAYASDCTSDGTRQPQIFVWSRQTGESRQITHVTGTIDDIAWSPNGKQIGFLFVENATRAAGALDAMKPWDGVIGEDGVEVQRVAVASLSGDSVQQITPSDLHVYEFSWAPDSNQLVYVAANPPGENNWWVAQLYTQSISSGAPHAILDTTKISGSLHGLQIAVPRFSPDGRQIAFIGGLMSDQGSTGGDVYLIPSAGGEPKDITPNRAASVAFLHWMSPDLLGLSEHVGGSSHITAINVATGTDDPKINLTLDESIGSGASVMSLSVSRDDKAYAFIRSSYQHAPEVWAGPLANLRQISHLNDSIKPLWGGTEDVQWTNEGFHVQGWLLYPANYDPSKKYPLIVTVHGGPSSAVTPRWPGLGYGGVPFSALGYFVFMPNPRGSFGQGERFTQANIRDFGYGDLRDILAGMDAIEARLPIDKNREGLTGWSYGGFMTMFAVTQTTRFRAAVAGAGISNWKSYYGENSIDQWMIPFFGASVYDDPAIYAKSSAIEYIKKVKTPTLVVVGDRDGECPAPQSFEFWHALRAQGVKTQLVVYPNEGHAFRSPEHRRDVLERALNWFETQMPTN
- the rpsL gene encoding 30S ribosomal protein S12, with amino-acid sequence MPTFHQLVKQGRTPTRYKTASPALQGSPQRRGVCTRVYTQTPKKPNSALRKVARVRLTNGIEVTTYIPGIGHNLQEHSIVLIRGGRVKDLPGVRYHVVRGTLDSVGVANRKQSRSKYGAKRPKAAAK
- the rpsG gene encoding 30S ribosomal protein S7, whose amino-acid sequence is MPRKGYIAKREVAPDPVYGSTLVTKFVNSMMWGGKKSTAQGIFYESMKNLEQKGGDEALKLFKKAVENVKPLLEVKSRRVGGANYQVPIEVNPERRTSLAIRWLVTYGRARGEKGMVEKLTAELLDAANGRGAAMKKKEDVHRMAEANKAFAHYRW
- the fusA gene encoding elongation factor G; the encoded protein is MARNISLDKCRNIGIMAHIDAGKTTTTERILFYTGVNYRIGEVHEGTATMDWMEQEQERGITITSAATTCFWNKYRINIIDTPGHVDFTAEVERSLRVLDGAVACFDAVAGVQPQSETVWRQATKYRVPRICFINKMDKSGGDAEHATQTIKDRLGAKAVMLQLAIGAEANFKGVVDLVEMRAILWHDEAMGAKYSVEEVPADLKEKALAFRNQLIESVAETDDALLEKFLEGEEPSVAELKAAIRKATIGMHIFPVLMGSSFKNKGVQTLLDAVVDYLPSPLDIPPIEGINPDDPEEKLVRKSDDNEPLAALGFKIMTDPFVGQLIFIRVYSGVLKAGDTVLNPRTGKTERIGRLLKMHANKREEITEILAGDICAAVGLKNLITGDTICTEKSPIVLESIDFPDPVISVAVEPKTKSDQEKMGMALAKLAQEDPTFKVHTDPDSGQTIISGMGELHLEIIVDRMMREYKVEANVGKPQVAYRETIRTTSEAEGKYIRQTGGSGNYGHAKIRIEPNEQGKGYEFINDIKGGVIPREYIKPIDQGIQDALLRGVLAGYEMVDIKVTLFDGSYHDVDSNEMAFKIAGSMAFKEAARKAKPVLLEPMMAVEVTVPEDYMGTVIGDLNSRRGRIEGMEMMAGQQVIKATVPLATMFAYSNNLRGSTQGRGNFTMQFAHYEEAPKSVSEEIIAKVQGKAN